A window of Clostridium sp. 'White wine YQ' contains these coding sequences:
- a CDS encoding phage distal tail protein gives MKVNNIDISIFKAKLMERNIKSANFEVKNYWGNASLLPFINSNYKHQYKELTFTLDIVCLNACELETMKSNIIKQLEVSTINFDDIAYSYIGFCSEIPTTSYVMPGNEILSVKMLVYCCGTEKIETANRVASKTINVSGNIETPTIVEITPSIALVDLVVTGIGETFTIKNLTVGQKVIISGEDGTVLQNGVNKFGDYDSWDFPQLKPGANTITFSKNSCDVNIKYKPRYI, from the coding sequence GTGAAAGTAAATAATATAGACATTAGCATTTTTAAAGCTAAGCTTATGGAAAGAAATATAAAATCAGCTAATTTTGAAGTAAAGAATTATTGGGGGAATGCTTCACTTTTACCTTTTATTAATAGCAACTATAAGCACCAATATAAAGAATTAACTTTTACATTAGATATTGTTTGTCTAAATGCTTGCGAACTTGAAACTATGAAAAGTAATATTATCAAACAATTAGAAGTTTCCACTATTAACTTTGATGATATAGCATATAGCTATATAGGGTTTTGTAGTGAGATACCTACGACTAGTTACGTTATGCCTGGTAATGAGATTTTAAGTGTAAAGATGCTTGTGTATTGTTGTGGAACTGAAAAAATAGAAACAGCCAATAGAGTAGCATCTAAAACAATAAACGTTAGTGGAAATATAGAAACACCAACTATAGTAGAAATAACTCCGAGCATCGCCCTTGTGGATCTTGTAGTGACTGGAATAGGAGAAACTTTTACTATTAAAAATTTAACTGTAGGACAGAAGGTTATTATAAGTGGTGAAGATGGTACAGTGCTTCAAAATGGAGTAAATAAATTTGGTGATTATGATAGTTGGGATTTCCCCCAATTAAAGCCAGGAGCAAATACAATTACTTTTAGTAAAAACTCATGTGATGTGAATATAAAATATAAACCTAGATATATTTAG
- a CDS encoding phage tail spike protein, with product MLQLYDLNKVKIAGLKNYKDLKVERDLSGDEVLSFLYPQNDFKYDSIKEECYIRTKKNEYVIKEVNVDNDWTGFVGKVNVESLKGTTIQHFEAVEQTCTNSVNLALAGTGWTIGSCDVTKKRTIRKANCSSYDILQEIRKVYRCDFKFDAINKKIYIYKLMGTDRGSYFSESLNIKKLGVQSSSYDFVTRLIPIGKNGLKITSVNGGKEYVENYQYSTKVITIYWEDNRYTDAQSLLEDATAKLDELSKPIRAYSAEIFDLANLNDKYSNILDYDLGDTITLLSKDKKVKEKQRIVKIIEYPDEPERNSCDIANKSLSFEDIQAENQAIIDSADNVITSDGGLDGSKVDGIDWNKLQNVHIMIADIQDMSVVTARIGTLENTTAHITNGNIDNANIDVAHVNRLYDNYAHIVNGVIDNAQVDTANIKTGAIGTAQIQYGAITQALIANSAVGSEQVADSSIGNAKIIDLDVAKLLAGDISTNKFTVVSDSGNLKIQGNTLHVWDTTGKERISLGLNGTDYNLTVRAADGTTVMFGANGVTNAGITSGAVDDSKVAANANINGSKIEKESLVASINGATTTLKASKVKLDTENQTLDIAFSSLKSTVTTTANTVSSQGTSISTIQGQISSKIWSTDITTAVNNLQVGGRNLLKKSSIGGTQTADYYGGNNAYYKNISTSTWRIQGFTSHDIGNYSLGFWAKATTAGVLTVDICDQFSTAFNVTTEWQYFKLENKYITSVYLNQTYFGFIDFSGVSLGTLYLGNVKLEKGSKCSDWDLAPEDVQGQIDSINTNITTNYSTTTQTTTLINTAVSSVTTELHTNYSTTTAMNTAISQSASGVLSTVSSTYATKNDLTGKVDLSTYNSYVSQTATAISSKVSSSDYTGNTIASLINQSATTIKLSASKIDLSGYVTISALGTAGLTVINGSNITTGTISANRISGGTISGVNINVVTDVKIGNNLYLRGGNAENTLGGSIYFGTGFTDGARIYAIAAYDVPAPGAAEVHYVSGGGGAGWHVFHGDIFIGGLISAGQQILNGRDTWLRTYGQTGWYNGTYDGGMYMIDSTWVRTYSNKGLASPSAAHDRVQGFSNAEISYFGSGSCGVDMTSGDARWRKDAYNYILQAAGGVYIYSGGVNRHTFNSNGTKSGGSIEIDEINYGLSPIDSPKVLIEDVLFDVEVNEEGTLIELDERLTKALYQYAVFPSSGKVEVVEKNKKNFKVIGYSGRVDFKIIGTRIDSTEVDWLVLY from the coding sequence ATGCTTCAATTATATGACTTAAATAAAGTAAAAATAGCAGGATTAAAAAACTATAAAGATTTAAAAGTAGAGAGAGATCTTTCAGGTGATGAAGTTCTCTCTTTTTTATATCCTCAAAACGATTTTAAATACGATTCAATAAAAGAAGAATGCTATATTAGAACAAAGAAAAATGAGTATGTAATCAAAGAAGTAAATGTCGATAATGATTGGACTGGATTTGTAGGTAAAGTAAATGTTGAAAGCTTAAAAGGTACAACTATTCAACATTTTGAAGCAGTAGAACAAACTTGTACTAATTCAGTTAATTTAGCTTTAGCAGGAACTGGATGGACAATTGGATCATGTGATGTAACTAAAAAAAGAACAATTAGAAAAGCTAATTGTTCAAGTTATGATATTCTTCAGGAAATCAGAAAAGTCTATAGATGTGATTTTAAGTTTGATGCTATAAATAAGAAAATATACATTTATAAATTGATGGGAACTGATAGAGGATCTTATTTCTCAGAAAGCTTAAACATAAAGAAATTAGGTGTACAAAGTAGTTCGTATGATTTCGTTACAAGGCTAATTCCAATAGGCAAGAATGGACTTAAAATTACTTCTGTAAATGGTGGAAAGGAATATGTAGAGAATTATCAGTATTCTACTAAGGTTATAACTATTTATTGGGAAGATAATAGATACACAGATGCTCAAAGTTTATTAGAAGATGCAACTGCCAAGCTTGATGAATTATCTAAACCTATAAGAGCCTACAGTGCTGAGATATTTGATTTAGCAAACTTAAATGATAAATATAGTAATATTCTCGACTATGACTTAGGTGATACTATTACGCTTCTTTCCAAAGATAAAAAAGTTAAAGAAAAGCAAAGGATAGTTAAAATTATAGAGTATCCTGATGAGCCTGAGCGAAATTCATGTGATATTGCGAATAAGTCTTTAAGTTTTGAAGATATTCAAGCTGAGAATCAAGCTATCATAGATTCTGCTGATAATGTGATTACTAGTGATGGCGGTTTAGATGGTTCTAAGGTTGATGGTATAGACTGGAATAAGTTACAGAATGTACACATAATGATAGCAGATATACAAGATATGAGCGTTGTTACAGCAAGGATAGGAACTCTAGAGAATACCACAGCTCATATAACTAACGGTAACATAGATAACGCAAATATTGATGTTGCACATGTTAATAGATTATATGATAACTATGCACACATAGTTAATGGAGTTATAGATAATGCTCAAGTTGATACAGCTAACATTAAAACAGGGGCAATAGGAACAGCACAAATACAATATGGTGCAATAACACAGGCTTTAATTGCAAATAGTGCAGTTGGAAGTGAGCAAGTAGCTGACAGTAGCATAGGCAATGCAAAAATAATCGACTTAGATGTAGCCAAGTTATTAGCCGGAGACATATCAACTAATAAGTTTACGGTTGTTTCAGATAGTGGGAACTTAAAAATCCAAGGTAATACATTACACGTTTGGGATACTACAGGGAAAGAACGAATATCATTGGGGTTAAATGGAACTGATTACAATTTAACCGTTAGAGCTGCAGATGGAACAACTGTTATGTTTGGAGCAAATGGAGTGACTAACGCAGGAATAACTTCAGGGGCAGTAGATGATAGTAAAGTAGCTGCCAATGCTAATATTAATGGGAGTAAAATAGAAAAGGAAAGCCTAGTTGCCAGCATTAATGGAGCTACTACAACATTAAAAGCTTCTAAGGTTAAATTAGACACTGAAAATCAGACTTTAGATATAGCATTTTCTAGCTTGAAGAGTACAGTAACTACTACTGCCAATACAGTAAGTAGTCAAGGTACCTCAATTTCAACTATTCAAGGTCAGATAAGCTCTAAAATATGGAGTACTGATATTACAACAGCAGTTAATAATCTACAAGTTGGAGGAAGGAACTTACTAAAGAAATCCTCGATAGGTGGTACGCAGACAGCTGATTATTACGGAGGAAATAATGCCTATTATAAAAATATATCAACTTCTACGTGGAGAATACAGGGATTTACATCTCATGACATAGGCAATTATTCATTAGGATTTTGGGCAAAAGCAACGACTGCAGGTGTATTAACTGTAGATATATGTGACCAGTTTAGCACTGCTTTTAATGTAACTACAGAATGGCAATATTTTAAACTTGAAAACAAATATATTACATCCGTATATCTTAATCAAACCTATTTTGGATTTATAGATTTTAGTGGTGTATCGCTAGGTACTCTTTATTTAGGTAATGTTAAATTAGAAAAAGGTTCAAAGTGTAGTGATTGGGATTTAGCTCCGGAAGATGTGCAAGGACAAATCGATAGTATTAATACTAATATAACTACAAACTATAGTACAACTACACAAACAACTACACTGATTAATACTGCAGTAAGTTCAGTAACTACTGAACTTCATACAAATTATAGTACTACAACAGCTATGAATACAGCTATCTCTCAAAGTGCATCTGGTGTTTTAAGCACAGTTTCTAGTACTTATGCAACTAAGAATGATTTGACAGGAAAAGTAGATTTATCAACTTATAATTCTTATGTTTCGCAGACAGCAACTGCTATAAGTTCTAAAGTATCTAGTAGTGACTATACTGGAAATACAATAGCTTCATTAATTAATCAGAGTGCAACTACTATTAAATTAAGTGCTAGTAAAATTGACCTTTCTGGATATGTAACCATTTCAGCTTTAGGAACTGCTGGTTTAACTGTAATTAATGGCTCTAATATTACTACAGGTACAATATCAGCAAATAGAATAAGTGGTGGAACTATTTCAGGTGTAAATATAAATGTTGTAACAGATGTTAAGATAGGTAATAACCTTTATTTAAGAGGTGGAAATGCAGAAAATACATTGGGAGGATCAATATATTTTGGTACTGGATTTACAGATGGAGCAAGGATATACGCTATAGCAGCCTATGATGTTCCAGCTCCAGGTGCAGCAGAAGTCCACTATGTTTCTGGTGGTGGCGGTGCAGGTTGGCATGTGTTTCATGGTGATATATTTATAGGTGGTTTAATCTCAGCGGGTCAACAAATTTTAAATGGAAGGGATACATGGTTAAGGACTTATGGGCAAACAGGTTGGTATAATGGTACTTACGATGGTGGAATGTATATGATAGATTCCACATGGGTAAGAACATATTCAAATAAAGGTTTGGCATCCCCTTCTGCTGCTCATGACAGAGTGCAAGGCTTTAGCAACGCAGAGATTTCATATTTTGGTTCAGGAAGTTGCGGAGTAGATATGACTAGTGGTGATGCTAGATGGAGAAAAGATGCGTATAACTATATACTTCAAGCTGCAGGCGGTGTATATATTTATAGTGGCGGAGTAAATAGGCACACATTTAACTCGAACGGTACTAAGAGCGGGGGATCAATTGAAATAGATGAAATTAATTATGGATTATCTCCTATAGATTCTCCGAAAGTACTTATTGAAGATGTTTTATTTGATGTTGAAGTTAATGAAGAAGGAACACTTATAGAGCTGGATGAGAGGCTTACTAAAGCACTATATCAGTATGCAGTATTTCCTAGTAGCGGAAAGGTAGAGGTTGTAGAAAAAAATAAAAAAAACTTTAAGGTAATTGGATATAGTGGAAGAGTAGATTTCAAAATAATAGGAACGAGAATTGATTCTACAGAAGTAGATTGGCTAGTTTTATATTAG
- a CDS encoding phage holin family protein, whose amino-acid sequence MERLLSIKNTIFVVVGAVGGTIGTVLGGYSSILIALIGCMIIDYVTGLIVALVFKNSPKTSTGAAQSKAGLIGLIKKIFILLIIVMVNQIDVVLGSNGFLRNAAMIGFMANECLSIIENAGLMGIDLPPAVKNAIDILKKKSEVNNESQGAQ is encoded by the coding sequence GTGGAAAGATTATTAAGTATTAAAAACACAATTTTTGTAGTTGTTGGTGCAGTGGGTGGAACCATAGGGACTGTGTTAGGGGGATATAGCAGTATTCTTATAGCCTTGATTGGATGTATGATTATTGACTATGTAACAGGGTTAATTGTTGCATTAGTATTTAAGAATTCTCCTAAAACATCAACTGGAGCAGCACAAAGTAAAGCAGGACTTATAGGGTTGATAAAGAAGATATTTATTCTATTAATCATAGTGATGGTAAATCAAATTGATGTAGTTTTAGGATCTAATGGATTCTTACGAAACGCAGCTATGATAGGATTTATGGCAAATGAATGTTTATCTATAATTGAGAATGCTGGATTAATGGGAATTGATTTACCACCTGCAGTTAAAAATGCAATAGATATTCTTAAAAAGAAAAGTGAAGTAAATAATGAAAGTCAAGGAGCTCAATAA
- a CDS encoding peptidoglycan recognition protein family protein produces the protein MSINVIKSELSWNGDLPNGENKPSRIVLHHADASSCNVFDIHRWHLQRGYAGIGYHYFVRKDGTIYQGRQEDQRGAHCPSANYNSIGICFEGSYMIEVPPAAQLNAGLELIADIKNRYGNMPIYGHKDLYATSCPGDNFPLVSIKNSKVIAPVVSVPVQEVAKGDFTYPNNARIQGDWFYVRDKDGTIIPGRRVDDGDNITVLNVFYSKQLAEVEYPTTTGVRKGYITNNRLIKYYHPYNWTNNNSKINTHETPNGEVIGSLNPNEKATLLYMVGDWSHVVYTTSLGEFTKSGYVNI, from the coding sequence ATGAGTATTAATGTTATTAAATCAGAATTAAGTTGGAATGGAGATTTACCCAATGGAGAAAATAAGCCAAGCAGAATAGTATTACATCATGCTGATGCATCAAGTTGTAATGTATTCGATATTCACAGATGGCATTTACAAAGAGGATATGCGGGTATAGGATATCACTACTTTGTAAGAAAAGATGGAACTATTTATCAAGGAAGACAAGAAGATCAAAGAGGCGCTCATTGTCCAAGTGCTAATTACAATAGTATTGGAATATGTTTCGAAGGTTCATATATGATAGAAGTACCACCTGCAGCACAGCTAAATGCAGGACTTGAGTTAATAGCTGATATTAAGAATAGATATGGCAACATGCCTATATATGGACATAAAGATTTATACGCCACAAGTTGTCCAGGAGATAACTTTCCGTTAGTATCTATAAAAAACTCAAAAGTAATTGCTCCAGTAGTTTCTGTACCAGTTCAAGAAGTTGCTAAGGGTGATTTTACTTATCCTAATAATGCAAGAATACAAGGAGATTGGTTCTATGTAAGAGATAAGGATGGAACAATTATTCCAGGTAGAAGAGTTGATGATGGTGATAATATAACTGTACTAAATGTATTTTACTCAAAGCAATTGGCAGAAGTTGAATATCCAACAACAACAGGAGTTAGAAAAGGATATATTACAAATAATAGATTGATTAAATATTATCATCCTTATAATTGGACTAATAATAATAGCAAAATAAATACACATGAAACACCTAATGGAGAAGTAATAGGCTCTTTAAATCCAAATGAAAAAGCTACCTTATTATATATGGTTGGAGATTGGTCGCATGTTGTTTATACAACGTCTTTAGGTGAATTCACTAAGAGTGGATATGTAAATATATAG
- a CDS encoding MBL fold metallo-hydrolase, with protein sequence MKNLLSKKYIKIPLGIIIYLIMFSTITRVTSSLTCIAFLLLGAYLFIKSDNFKKRILPIKVVTGILILFAALFFGIGATVTNVTTLPNKTTEAKTDSQSKNDDTATKETPDENKDTTQTSNTVSGNLKVTYIDVGQADSILIQQGTSTMLIDGGNNADGPTIKDYMDKQGITSLDYIIGTHAHEDHIGGLDYVINAFKIGKVYFPKTTSTTKTFEDFINSVKNKDLKLTVPQVGDTFNLGDATCTILAPNSSSYTDDNDYSIVVKVKFGNTSFLFDGDAQVTSEMEMVNKGLDLKADVLKIGHHGSKTSTCSNFLSAVNPKYSVISVGKDNSYGHPAQGTMDRLKAANVQVFRTDENGTIVATSNGTEITFSTQPGTYNGKTSSDNLSSTNSSSSTNNSSSTNSSNSNSGSVTTNEPAQGNRTVYWTSGGKSYHYDKNCRTLARSKNILEGPASSCPKTDPCNICVK encoded by the coding sequence GTGAAGAACTTATTATCAAAAAAGTATATAAAAATACCATTAGGCATTATTATATACTTAATCATGTTTTCAACAATAACAAGAGTAACTTCATCACTCACCTGCATTGCATTTTTATTATTAGGAGCGTATCTTTTTATTAAAAGTGATAATTTCAAGAAAAGGATATTGCCTATAAAGGTTGTAACAGGAATATTGATTTTATTTGCTGCATTGTTTTTTGGAATAGGAGCCACAGTAACTAATGTAACCACGTTACCAAATAAAACAACTGAGGCTAAAACGGATTCACAATCAAAAAATGATGATACTGCAACTAAAGAGACACCAGATGAAAACAAAGATACTACACAGACAAGTAATACCGTTAGTGGTAATTTAAAAGTGACTTATATAGATGTTGGACAAGCTGATAGTATCTTAATTCAACAAGGAACTTCAACAATGTTAATTGATGGAGGAAATAATGCTGATGGACCAACAATTAAAGACTACATGGATAAACAAGGAATAACAAGCTTAGATTATATAATAGGAACGCATGCCCATGAGGATCATATAGGTGGGTTAGACTATGTTATAAATGCTTTTAAGATAGGAAAAGTATATTTTCCTAAGACAACTTCAACAACTAAAACCTTTGAGGATTTTATTAATTCAGTTAAAAATAAAGATCTAAAATTAACTGTTCCTCAAGTTGGAGATACTTTTAATCTTGGAGATGCTACTTGTACTATATTGGCACCTAATAGTAGCAGTTATACAGATGATAATGACTATTCAATTGTAGTAAAAGTTAAATTTGGAAATACTTCATTCTTATTTGATGGGGATGCACAAGTAACTTCAGAAATGGAAATGGTTAATAAGGGGTTAGATTTAAAAGCAGATGTATTGAAAATAGGCCATCATGGAAGCAAAACTTCAACATGCTCAAACTTTTTAAGTGCAGTTAATCCTAAATATTCAGTAATAAGTGTTGGCAAAGATAACTCTTATGGGCATCCAGCCCAAGGTACTATGGATAGACTTAAGGCTGCTAATGTACAAGTATTTAGAACTGACGAGAATGGGACTATTGTTGCAACATCAAATGGTACAGAAATAACCTTTAGTACACAACCCGGAACTTATAATGGCAAAACTTCAAGTGATAATTTAAGTAGTACAAATAGTTCAAGTAGTACAAATAATTCAAGCAGTACGAATAGCTCAAATAGTAATAGTGGCAGTGTTACTACAAATGAGCCAGCTCAAGGTAATAGAACAGTTTACTGGACAAGTGGAGGGAAATCATATCACTATGATAAAAATTGTAGAACGCTTGCAAGAAGCAAAAATATCTTAGAAGGACCTGCCTCAAGTTGCCCAAAGACGGATCCTTGTAATATCTGTGTAAAGTAA
- a CDS encoding SHOCT domain-containing protein, protein MGIRENAIEKKAMLDKIKKLKKEGRNYYSRTSKYVGGGALPKASSGIITVNSNGVFFEIGFAEIIHISLRDITKAEYLDNTQVTKDVTLTRMLLVGPFAFALKKTKKAEQFFVVINYNVNGMESKIIFEDKRAMEVVSAIIKAKSQNNKIKDELIEDNSEKHIQSDESINNETDKDNIIDLIKELAELKEQGILTEEEFSEKKKELLARL, encoded by the coding sequence ATGGGTATAAGAGAGAATGCTATTGAAAAAAAAGCAATGTTGGATAAAATCAAAAAGCTTAAAAAGGAAGGCCGAAATTATTATTCTAGAACCAGCAAATATGTTGGAGGAGGAGCTTTACCGAAAGCATCAAGTGGAATTATTACAGTGAATTCAAACGGGGTTTTCTTTGAAATAGGATTTGCTGAAATAATACATATATCTTTGAGAGATATTACAAAAGCGGAATATCTTGATAATACACAAGTAACCAAGGATGTAACATTGACTAGAATGTTGTTAGTAGGACCATTTGCCTTTGCGCTGAAAAAAACTAAGAAAGCAGAACAATTTTTTGTAGTAATTAACTATAATGTTAATGGCATGGAGTCCAAAATAATATTTGAAGATAAGAGGGCTATGGAGGTAGTATCTGCTATAATAAAGGCTAAATCACAAAATAATAAAATTAAAGATGAATTAATAGAAGATAATAGTGAAAAACACATACAAAGTGATGAGTCTATAAATAACGAGACAGACAAAGATAATATAATTGATCTAATCAAAGAATTAGCAGAGTTAAAGGAGCAAGGAATATTAACAGAAGAAGAATTTTCTGAAAAGAAAAAGGAATTACTTGCGAGATTGTAA
- a CDS encoding HNH endonuclease yields the protein MIKINLSKDIIRKHVNYIIESNIRKNIETLKESEEILQILSEKYGEDFKEEHIKFCKYILEHITNLNEIENNLKDIESNIFISSPNALNEIIHDINNKFPIIFNEIYNNSEDIYNKYILDSFGYKKFSGMDMIGYYDLENNFLQKYSSKLKTTNLLDYLSDEIYHERLHDTKQNIFIRNLLNELENIISLNIDNYKIKIIFEEIRNELRRLDINMTERKFILKINSIFKTYKKSFSEEVPEKVINLQNYNLYCKRNNLGINNWSAYRFLLELNLKVCPYCNRQYITPIYSEAGKMRADLDHFFPKSRYPYLSMSIFNLVPSCKFCNSSLKGKKEFTYEKYINPYEHAIDDFYFFDYIPQSSDSFLGKDEFVIKLIEKDEVDKDISERCQNNINVFNLEAVYQYHSNVIKELILKKSIYTKEYIDLLLSEHSNLFETRDKIIELLIDHRDFDNTMDSNLSKLYNDIITQLEF from the coding sequence ATGATTAAAATTAACCTTTCAAAAGATATAATAAGAAAGCATGTGAATTATATAATAGAATCAAACATAAGAAAAAATATAGAGACCCTTAAAGAAAGTGAAGAAATCTTGCAGATATTGAGTGAAAAATATGGAGAAGATTTTAAAGAAGAGCATATAAAATTTTGTAAGTACATTCTTGAGCATATTACAAACCTTAATGAGATTGAAAACAATCTAAAAGATATAGAAAGCAATATATTTATCTCTAGTCCTAATGCCTTAAATGAAATTATTCATGATATAAATAATAAGTTTCCTATCATATTTAATGAGATTTATAATAATTCAGAAGATATATATAATAAATATATTTTAGATAGTTTTGGTTATAAAAAGTTTTCAGGAATGGATATGATAGGATATTATGATTTAGAAAATAATTTTTTGCAAAAATATTCATCTAAATTAAAAACAACAAATTTATTAGATTATTTAAGTGATGAAATTTATCATGAAAGGCTTCATGATACAAAACAAAATATCTTTATAAGAAATTTATTAAATGAGTTAGAGAACATAATATCATTAAATATTGACAATTATAAAATAAAAATAATTTTTGAAGAAATTAGAAATGAATTAAGGCGTTTGGATATAAACATGACAGAAAGAAAATTTATATTAAAAATCAACTCAATTTTTAAAACTTATAAGAAAAGTTTTTCAGAAGAAGTGCCTGAAAAAGTAATTAACTTACAAAATTATAATCTCTACTGCAAAAGAAATAATTTAGGCATAAATAATTGGAGTGCATATAGATTTTTATTAGAATTAAATTTGAAAGTATGCCCTTATTGTAATCGCCAATATATAACTCCAATTTATTCTGAAGCTGGCAAAATGAGAGCAGATTTAGATCATTTTTTTCCTAAATCACGATATCCATATTTATCAATGTCTATATTTAATTTAGTTCCAAGTTGTAAGTTTTGTAATTCAAGTCTGAAAGGTAAAAAAGAATTTACATATGAAAAATATATAAATCCATACGAACACGCAATCGATGATTTTTATTTTTTTGATTACATTCCACAATCTTCTGATTCATTTTTAGGAAAAGACGAGTTTGTAATAAAATTAATAGAAAAAGATGAAGTAGATAAAGATATTTCGGAGAGATGCCAAAATAACATAAATGTATTTAATTTAGAAGCAGTATACCAATATCATTCTAATGTTATAAAAGAGTTAATTTTAAAAAAATCTATATACACTAAGGAGTATATAGACTTACTGTTAAGTGAACATTCCAATTTATTTGAAACAAGAGATAAAATTATAGAGCTATTAATTGATCATAGAGACTTTGATAATACTATGGATTCAAACTTAAGTAAATTATATAATGACATAATAACTCAATTAGAATTTTAA
- a CDS encoding histidinol-phosphatase HisJ family protein, protein MICDYHVHTNFSDDSEYIMESVITDAIKMGISEICFTDHVDYGIKVDWEQSDMIKHDENTPIYNVNYPLYFKEIERLQIKYSNEIRIKKGLEFGVQMHTIKSFQKIFNLYPMDFVILSIHQINNKEFWTNEFQKGKTEKEYYYEYYQAMYDIIQNYHDYSVIGHMDLIRRYDNKDGFPFTNNEVMIREILKYIIKDGKGIEINTSSHRYKLNDLTPSRNILKIYKELGGKIITIGSDSHVHEDLGVYINETRLELKKLGFEYYCTFEDMKPIYHKL, encoded by the coding sequence ATGATTTGTGATTACCATGTGCATACAAATTTTAGTGATGATTCTGAATACATAATGGAAAGTGTCATTACTGACGCAATAAAAATGGGAATAAGTGAAATTTGTTTTACTGATCATGTAGATTATGGTATTAAGGTAGATTGGGAACAATCTGATATGATTAAGCATGATGAAAATACGCCTATTTATAATGTAAACTATCCTTTATACTTTAAAGAAATTGAAAGACTACAGATTAAATACTCTAATGAAATTAGAATAAAAAAAGGACTCGAGTTTGGGGTTCAAATGCATACAATTAAAAGTTTCCAAAAAATCTTTAATTTATATCCAATGGATTTTGTTATTCTATCAATTCATCAAATTAATAATAAAGAATTTTGGACTAATGAATTTCAAAAAGGAAAAACAGAGAAAGAATATTATTATGAATATTACCAAGCAATGTATGATATAATACAAAACTATCATGATTATAGTGTCATTGGTCATATGGATTTAATACGAAGATATGATAACAAAGATGGTTTTCCTTTTACAAATAATGAAGTGATGATTAGAGAAATTCTTAAATATATTATTAAAGATGGCAAAGGAATTGAAATAAATACAAGCTCCCATAGATATAAACTTAATGATTTAACACCATCACGTAATATACTAAAAATTTATAAAGAATTAGGAGGCAAGATCATTACAATCGGTAGTGATAGTCATGTCCATGAAGATTTAGGTGTATATATTAATGAAACGAGATTAGAGTTAAAGAAACTAGGATTCGAATATTATTGCACTTTTGAAGATATGAAGCCAATTTATCATAAATTGTAG
- the murI gene encoding glutamate racemase produces MKIGFFDSGIGGVTVLYDTLKILPNEDYIYYADTMNVPYGPKPKEDVKKYILNAVDFIIKQGVKAVVIACNTATSVAIEELRAKYDIPIIGMEPAVKPAVENNKDINKRVLVTATELTLKEERLQNLISKLDNEHVVDLLPLPGLVKFSEGLQFSDEIVLPYLKEQLSKYDIENYETIVLGCTHFSYYKDMFKKLVQPQVNIIDGNYGTANNLKRILKELNSLNEGNGNISFYNSGVKVEKENELDRFNVLFKRLEDVNE; encoded by the coding sequence ATGAAAATAGGTTTTTTTGACTCAGGTATTGGTGGTGTGACTGTATTATACGATACATTAAAGATCCTACCTAATGAAGATTACATATATTACGCAGATACTATGAATGTTCCATATGGACCAAAGCCAAAAGAAGACGTTAAAAAATATATTTTGAATGCAGTAGATTTTATTATTAAGCAGGGGGTTAAGGCTGTAGTTATTGCTTGTAATACAGCTACAAGTGTAGCGATTGAAGAACTCAGGGCTAAATATGACATTCCAATCATCGGAATGGAGCCAGCAGTAAAGCCTGCTGTTGAAAATAATAAAGATATTAATAAACGAGTTTTAGTTACTGCTACAGAATTAACTTTAAAGGAAGAAAGATTACAGAATCTCATTAGTAAATTAGATAATGAACATGTTGTAGACTTATTGCCGCTTCCAGGGTTAGTTAAATTTTCTGAAGGCCTTCAATTTAGTGATGAAATAGTACTACCTTATCTTAAAGAACAATTAAGTAAATATGATATAGAAAACTATGAAACTATTGTTTTAGGATGTACTCATTTCTCGTACTATAAAGATATGTTTAAGAAGTTAGTTCAGCCACAGGTAAATATCATAGATGGAAATTATGGTACTGCGAATAATTTAAAAAGAATTTTAAAAGAATTGAATTCTTTAAATGAAGGTAACGGAAATATTTCATTTTATAATTCAGGAGTAAAGGTTGAAAAAGAAAATGAATTAGATAGATTTAATGTACTATTTAAAAGACTTGAGGACGTTAATGAATAA